From Cecembia calidifontis, one genomic window encodes:
- a CDS encoding pyridoxal-dependent decarboxylase yields MYWKKKSHEQIKEYVFKALDQNLDYRGDRPILGIPGTYLDTTEFYPDAPFLKDAPYMSAMVRNPNHIGVHTLSDKSVLEVFEGTQKIEKELIKLVAEEIFNGDPDGQDGYVATGGTEANIQAMWIYRNYFKKEYGARLGEIGLVYSQDSHYSMPKGANILNLTSIILEVDPDTREIKKDSLESKIKAAMSSGIKYFIVIANLSTTMFGSVDDIDMLGDFFTNMNTPFKIHVDAAYGGFIYPFTNPTSRFTFQNPYMNSITADGHKMLQTPYGTGLFLIRKGFIEYVKTDEAQYIPGKDYTISGSRSGANAISMWMILQVHGSEGWKYKMETLCDKTERICKKLEGMGVEYFRNPYLNIIAIKAKYISKELAYKYYLVANSYEFEPEWFKIVVMPHVKQGTIDAFLMELEGEVNQLK; encoded by the coding sequence ATGTACTGGAAGAAAAAATCACACGAACAGATCAAAGAATATGTTTTCAAAGCCCTGGATCAAAACCTGGATTACAGGGGCGATCGTCCTATTTTGGGCATACCTGGGACCTACCTGGACACCACAGAATTTTATCCCGATGCGCCTTTTCTAAAGGACGCTCCATATATGTCAGCCATGGTCCGGAATCCCAACCATATTGGGGTCCACACCCTGAGTGACAAATCGGTCCTTGAGGTTTTTGAAGGCACCCAAAAAATCGAAAAGGAATTGATCAAACTCGTGGCTGAGGAAATTTTTAATGGAGACCCCGATGGACAGGATGGCTATGTAGCCACTGGAGGTACTGAGGCCAATATACAGGCCATGTGGATTTACCGAAATTATTTCAAAAAAGAATATGGGGCGCGTTTGGGGGAAATAGGACTGGTTTATTCTCAGGATTCTCATTATTCCATGCCCAAAGGTGCCAATATTCTGAACCTTACCAGTATCATACTGGAGGTAGATCCTGATACAAGGGAGATCAAAAAAGATTCCTTGGAAAGTAAAATTAAGGCAGCGATGTCAAGTGGCATCAAATATTTTATCGTAATCGCCAATCTTTCCACTACCATGTTTGGTTCCGTGGATGATATTGACATGTTGGGTGACTTTTTTACAAACATGAATACCCCCTTCAAAATCCATGTGGATGCAGCTTATGGAGGATTTATCTATCCCTTTACCAATCCGACCAGCCGCTTTACTTTTCAAAATCCCTACATGAACTCCATCACTGCTGATGGACATAAAATGCTACAAACACCCTATGGAACAGGCCTGTTTCTGATCAGGAAGGGATTTATTGAGTATGTAAAAACGGATGAAGCCCAATATATCCCTGGAAAGGATTACACCATCAGTGGCAGCAGGTCTGGGGCCAATGCCATTTCCATGTGGATGATTTTACAGGTTCATGGTTCTGAAGGCTGGAAGTATAAAATGGAAACACTCTGTGACAAAACAGAAAGAATCTGTAAAAAACTGGAAGGTATGGGAGTAGAATATTTCAGGAATCCTTATCTGAATATTATTGCGATCAAGGCCAAGTACATCAGTAAAGAACTTGCCTATAAATATTATCTGGTAGCCAATTCTTATGAATTTGAACCTGAATGGTTCAAAATTGTCGTGATGCCCCATGTCAAACAGGGTACCATCGATGCATTCCTGATGGAGTTGGAAGGAGAAGTCAATCAACTGAAATAA
- a CDS encoding PhoH family protein: MPRAKSDKDRKIFVLDTSVILYEHNSIMNFAEHDVVIPITVLEELDQFKKGNDTKNFEAREFIRLLDNLAKDKMIHNWTPLNGKTKGNFRVLMNPDNNINANIIFGEEKNDHKILNAALHLKQTEKNRKVILVSKDINLRLKAKSLDIYAEDYETGKIKNITEIENTGKYILDDLDPLIINQLYENHAVEAKKVLGNRKRKANAYYILKSDKNSVLAYYNSEENTLERVDKKLAYNIKPKNAEQTFALHAILNPRVKLVSIQGVAGTGKTLLALAGALEQRRDFKQIYLARPIVPLSNKDIGYLPGDIKSKLNPYMEPLWDNLKFIQNQFKESDKEYQKITELVNQEKLVIQPLAYIRGRSLSNIFFIVDEAQNLTPHEIKTIISRAGENTKIVFTGDIFQIDTPYLDSQSNGLSYLIDRVKDHPLYSHIKLEKGERSELANLANDLL, from the coding sequence ATGCCAAGAGCTAAATCCGATAAAGACCGCAAAATCTTTGTGCTGGATACATCTGTTATCCTTTATGAGCACAATTCCATCATGAATTTTGCCGAACATGATGTGGTCATCCCGATTACTGTATTGGAAGAGCTCGATCAGTTCAAAAAGGGAAATGATACCAAAAATTTCGAAGCCAGAGAATTTATCCGATTATTGGACAATCTAGCCAAGGATAAAATGATCCACAATTGGACACCCCTGAACGGAAAAACCAAAGGCAACTTCCGGGTCCTCATGAACCCCGACAATAACATCAATGCAAATATTATTTTCGGGGAAGAGAAAAATGACCATAAAATTCTGAATGCTGCGCTACACCTGAAGCAAACAGAAAAAAACCGAAAAGTAATTCTTGTCAGTAAGGACATCAACTTGAGGTTGAAAGCAAAATCCCTGGACATCTATGCTGAGGACTATGAAACCGGCAAAATCAAAAACATCACCGAAATTGAGAATACAGGTAAATATATACTTGATGACCTGGATCCACTGATCATCAACCAATTATATGAAAACCATGCTGTCGAAGCAAAAAAAGTACTTGGCAACAGGAAAAGAAAAGCGAATGCTTACTACATCTTAAAGAGTGATAAAAATTCAGTCCTTGCCTATTACAATTCAGAGGAAAATACCTTAGAGAGGGTTGATAAAAAATTGGCTTACAATATCAAACCTAAAAATGCTGAACAGACTTTTGCACTTCATGCCATCCTCAACCCAAGAGTCAAGCTTGTTTCAATACAAGGGGTAGCAGGAACAGGTAAAACCCTTTTGGCGTTGGCAGGTGCTTTGGAACAAAGAAGGGATTTCAAACAAATTTATCTTGCCAGGCCAATTGTACCTCTGAGCAATAAAGACATAGGCTACCTTCCAGGGGATATCAAATCCAAGTTAAATCCCTACATGGAACCTCTTTGGGACAATTTAAAATTCATTCAGAACCAATTTAAAGAATCTGATAAAGAATATCAAAAAATCACCGAATTGGTAAACCAAGAAAAACTTGTCATTCAGCCCTTGGCTTATATCAGAGGGAGATCCCTGTCCAACATCTTTTTTATAGTGGATGAAGCACAAAACCTAACCCCCCATGAAATCAAAACCATAATCAGCAGGGCTGGGGAAAATACCAAAATTGTATTCACTGGTGATATCTTCCAAATTGACACCCCCTATCTGGACAGCCAAAGTAATGGTCTGTCTTATCTTATTGATCGGGTCAAGGACCATCCACTCTATTCACATATAAAACTGGAAAAAGGCGAAAGATCTGAACTGGCCAATTTGGCGAACGATCTTCTGTAA
- a CDS encoding LytR/AlgR family response regulator transcription factor, protein MKEERILIVEDDVNIAENIEEILELLGYVNIDIANSANQAIKIIKKYKPDLVFMDIKLKGDKDGIELGEIIKQMIEVPLVYVTSYSDPTIIERAKRINPAGFIVKPFNTNDIHAIVEIVLYNKRTKPSIEALATKAKDDSPYLVTDAVFIKADNAYERVPYKDIYYVEANGNMVTIYTKGRNFTIRKSMKDMEDKLPSHLFLRVQKSFIVQLGQIESFNTKDITLMSGAVVQVGRQYYNSFLAKLNTITES, encoded by the coding sequence ATGAAAGAGGAAAGAATTCTTATCGTTGAAGACGATGTTAACATTGCAGAGAACATTGAGGAGATTTTAGAACTTTTAGGATATGTTAATATTGATATTGCCAATTCTGCCAATCAGGCTATAAAAATCATCAAAAAATACAAGCCCGATTTGGTGTTTATGGACATCAAACTTAAGGGTGATAAGGATGGTATTGAGCTTGGAGAAATCATCAAACAGATGATAGAGGTGCCCTTGGTATATGTAACCTCTTACAGTGATCCAACCATCATCGAAAGAGCTAAAAGAATCAATCCTGCGGGTTTTATAGTAAAACCTTTCAATACCAACGACATCCATGCAATAGTTGAAATCGTACTGTATAACAAAAGGACCAAACCAAGTATTGAGGCTCTTGCTACCAAAGCCAAGGATGATAGCCCTTATTTGGTGACTGATGCTGTATTTATCAAGGCGGACAATGCTTACGAAAGGGTTCCCTATAAGGACATCTACTATGTGGAAGCCAATGGTAATATGGTTACCATTTATACAAAAGGCAGGAACTTTACCATCAGGAAGTCTATGAAAGATATGGAAGACAAGTTGCCTTCCCATCTTTTCTTAAGGGTGCAGAAGTCTTTTATAGTGCAGCTGGGACAGATTGAAAGTTTCAATACAAAAGACATTACTTTGATGTCCGGTGCGGTAGTTCAGGTAGGGAGACAGTATTACAACAGCTTCCTTGCCAAACTCAATACTATTACTGAAAGTTAA
- a CDS encoding LytR/AlgR family response regulator transcription factor, translating into MRALVIDDERLARKELINLLSQFDQVEVVGEANNVDDAKEKIESLSPDVVFLDIQMPEKTGFDLLEELDNVPHVIFTTAYDEYALKAFQVNALDYLLKPVEQKRLGEAIERLQKKLSESSERQGEATAAHLNKKLTLDDQVFVKDGDRCWFVKLSNVRLFESDGNYIKVYFDNNKPMIHKSLNALDERLDEKSFFRASRKHIINLSWVEAIEPWFNGGLVVTLKGGDRIEVSRRQAARFKDMMSL; encoded by the coding sequence ATGAGAGCATTAGTAATCGATGATGAACGATTGGCCAGAAAAGAGCTGATCAACCTTCTTTCCCAATTTGACCAAGTAGAAGTTGTTGGTGAAGCCAACAACGTAGATGATGCGAAAGAAAAAATCGAATCCCTTTCACCGGATGTTGTGTTTTTGGATATTCAGATGCCGGAAAAAACGGGCTTTGACCTTCTGGAAGAATTGGACAATGTTCCCCATGTGATTTTCACCACAGCCTATGATGAATATGCCCTAAAAGCATTCCAAGTCAATGCTTTGGATTATTTATTGAAGCCAGTGGAGCAAAAGAGACTTGGGGAAGCCATTGAAAGACTACAGAAAAAACTCAGTGAAAGTTCGGAAAGACAGGGTGAGGCAACAGCCGCCCATCTAAACAAGAAACTGACATTGGATGACCAGGTTTTTGTAAAAGATGGAGACAGATGCTGGTTTGTCAAGCTTTCTAATGTAAGGCTCTTTGAATCTGATGGAAATTACATTAAGGTTTATTTTGATAACAATAAACCCATGATCCATAAGTCATTGAATGCCCTGGATGAGCGTCTGGATGAAAAATCGTTCTTTAGAGCAAGTAGAAAACACATCATCAACCTGAGCTGGGTAGAGGCAATAGAGCCTTGGTTTAATGGTGGTCTTGTGGTTACCTTAAAAGGGGGAGATAGGATTGAGGTCAGCAGAAGACAGGCAGCACGGTTCAAAGATATGATGAGTCTATAA
- a CDS encoding sensor histidine kinase: MNRIRLYWSLQILGWSSYALINLFFVSLDRGISSVQVGAFTSLAAFYLISTHLFRNIVKKYGWLNLSFSSLVLNTLIGLALLSVLNMIAQILINLIFDTLDPEVDFRPVVISVNIFVSFLFYSLWSMLYFLFHFLDNYNQSLKYQAKINEIQLNHLKSQLNPHFIFNALNSVRALVDEDPKKAKLAITQLSNILRFSLMMDKKRTIDFEDEINTVKDYLNLESIRFEERLTVKYNIEPAAYDFKVPPMMLQTIVENAIKHGISNRVKGGLIEIKCYEGITDHLVIQVKNSGQLKSNAFIKKRDGEGHGISNTIQRLKLIYGNRSSFKIYNSGDEFVITEIKIPKQSLTLG, encoded by the coding sequence ATGAATAGGATTCGTTTATATTGGAGTTTGCAGATTTTGGGCTGGTCAAGCTATGCATTGATCAACCTTTTTTTTGTGTCTCTTGACAGAGGGATTTCCTCGGTGCAGGTAGGCGCTTTTACCTCTTTGGCGGCATTTTACCTGATTTCAACCCATCTATTTCGAAACATTGTCAAAAAATATGGTTGGTTGAACCTGTCTTTCAGCAGTTTGGTGCTCAATACCCTTATTGGTCTGGCTTTGTTGAGTGTACTCAACATGATTGCTCAGATCTTGATCAACCTGATCTTTGATACATTGGATCCGGAAGTGGATTTCCGTCCGGTAGTGATATCGGTAAATATTTTTGTGAGTTTTCTTTTTTATTCTCTGTGGTCGATGTTGTATTTCCTTTTCCATTTTTTGGACAATTACAACCAGAGTTTGAAATATCAGGCAAAGATCAATGAGATCCAGCTCAATCACCTCAAGAGTCAATTGAACCCACATTTTATCTTCAATGCACTGAATTCTGTTCGTGCATTGGTTGATGAAGACCCCAAAAAGGCTAAATTGGCCATTACCCAGCTTTCCAATATCCTCCGTTTTTCTTTGATGATGGACAAGAAAAGGACGATTGATTTTGAGGACGAGATCAATACTGTCAAGGATTATCTTAATTTGGAGTCCATCCGATTTGAAGAAAGGTTGACCGTAAAATATAATATTGAACCCGCAGCATATGATTTCAAGGTTCCCCCAATGATGCTACAGACGATTGTGGAAAATGCCATCAAACACGGGATATCTAACCGGGTTAAAGGTGGCCTGATAGAAATCAAATGTTATGAGGGGATCACAGATCACCTGGTAATTCAAGTTAAAAACAGTGGTCAGCTTAAGTCCAATGCATTCATTAAAAAGCGTGATGGTGAAGGCCATGGAATCAGCAACACCATTCAACGCTTAAAATTAATTTATGGCAACAGGTCGTCCTTCAAAATCTATAATTCAGGGGATGAATTTGTAATAACAGAAATAAAAATTCCAAAACAAAGCCTTACATTAGGTTAA
- the uvrA gene encoding excinuclease ABC subunit UvrA, which yields MSDLLSAQKEEYIEIFGAREHNLKNVDLSIPRNKLVVITGLSGSGKSSLAFDTIYAEGQRRYMESFSAYARSFLGGMERPDVDKINGLSPVISIEQKTTSKNPRSTVGTVTEIYDFMRLLYARAGEAYSYLSGHKMIRQTEDQIIEQLFEKFRNKKLYILAPIVKGRKGHYRELFEQIRKMGFSKVRVDGVVMEVVPKMQLDRYKIHDIEIVVDRIVADEEDRYRISQSLKTALQHGKGVIMLRDEEGNIHHFSKYLMDPTTGLSYDEPAPNTFSFNSPYGACPTCSGLGVIEEITKESIIPDPTLSITRGGIAPLGEYRDIWIFKKIEAILKHYKCSISTPIENLPDEVVDILLYGDKVEVAVDSVKYPGTQWHTTFEGIVNFLQKQQEGGSDKIQDWVSEFTSTKVCPDCEGYRLKKEALHFKIDNMHIGQLAMMDIASLGVWFEGLEDRINERQQIIAREVLKEIRKRIGFLLDIGLDYLSLNRPLKTLSGGEAQRIRLATQIGTQLVGVLYILDEPSIGLHQRDNVKLIKALQDLRDLGNSVLVVEHDKDMMMEADYVVDIGPGAGRHGGQIVAAGTPQQILQKGSTTAQYLSGKLKIQVPKERRKGSGDFIELKGASGHNLKNVDLRLPLGKMICVTGVSGSGKSSLIHETLFPLLNQHFYRSKREPLPYGSIDGLKHLDKVIEVDQSPIGRTPRSNPATYTGVFTDIRALFTELPEAKIRGYKAGRFSFNVKGGRCEDCEGAGMKLIEMDFLPDVHIPCETCKGKRYNRETLEVRFKGKSISDVLDMTVEQAVEFFENQPKILRKIQTLNDVGLGYITLGQHATTLSGGEAQRVKLATELSKKDTGKTFYILDEPTTGLHFQDIEHLLGVLNKLVDKGNTVLIIEHNLDIIKVADHIIDLGPEGGDKGGQIIAEGTPEEVANHRSSHTAKFLKLELV from the coding sequence ATGTCAGACCTATTATCAGCGCAAAAAGAAGAATACATTGAAATTTTTGGGGCAAGGGAACACAACCTGAAAAATGTAGACCTTTCCATACCAAGAAACAAATTGGTGGTCATTACAGGATTAAGCGGAAGTGGTAAAAGTTCACTTGCTTTTGACACCATCTATGCGGAGGGGCAACGTAGGTATATGGAAAGTTTTTCGGCCTATGCGAGGTCTTTCTTAGGAGGGATGGAGCGGCCTGACGTGGATAAGATAAACGGTCTTTCTCCGGTTATTTCCATTGAGCAGAAAACCACCTCGAAAAATCCAAGATCAACAGTAGGAACAGTTACTGAAATTTATGACTTCATGAGGCTTCTTTATGCGAGGGCTGGTGAGGCCTATTCCTATCTGTCCGGGCATAAAATGATCAGGCAGACAGAAGATCAGATCATAGAACAGCTTTTTGAAAAATTCAGGAACAAAAAACTGTACATCTTAGCGCCTATAGTTAAAGGTAGAAAAGGGCATTATAGGGAGCTTTTTGAGCAGATCCGAAAGATGGGTTTCTCAAAAGTCAGAGTGGACGGCGTGGTGATGGAGGTGGTGCCCAAGATGCAGTTGGACCGCTACAAGATCCATGACATTGAAATTGTAGTAGACCGGATTGTAGCAGACGAGGAGGACAGATATAGAATCAGTCAATCCCTAAAAACGGCGCTTCAACATGGCAAAGGAGTCATTATGTTAAGGGATGAAGAGGGGAATATCCACCATTTTTCAAAATATTTGATGGATCCCACGACAGGCCTTTCCTATGATGAACCTGCACCTAATACGTTTTCTTTTAATAGCCCTTATGGTGCCTGTCCAACCTGCAGTGGTCTTGGAGTGATTGAAGAAATCACCAAAGAAAGCATTATCCCTGACCCCACTTTGAGTATTACAAGGGGAGGCATAGCGCCGCTTGGAGAGTACAGGGATATTTGGATTTTTAAGAAAATTGAGGCTATACTGAAGCATTATAAATGCAGCATCAGTACGCCCATAGAAAATCTTCCAGATGAGGTGGTAGATATATTGCTTTATGGTGATAAAGTGGAGGTAGCCGTGGATTCAGTCAAATATCCCGGAACGCAGTGGCATACTACTTTTGAAGGGATTGTCAATTTCCTTCAAAAGCAGCAAGAAGGCGGGTCTGACAAAATCCAGGATTGGGTAAGTGAGTTTACAAGTACCAAGGTCTGCCCTGATTGCGAAGGATACCGGCTCAAAAAAGAAGCCTTACACTTCAAAATCGACAATATGCATATTGGTCAATTGGCGATGATGGATATTGCTTCGTTGGGAGTTTGGTTTGAAGGGCTGGAAGACAGAATCAATGAAAGACAGCAGATTATTGCCAGGGAAGTACTTAAAGAAATCAGGAAGCGTATCGGTTTTTTGTTGGATATAGGGTTGGATTATCTTTCGCTTAACCGACCTTTGAAAACACTTTCAGGGGGAGAGGCCCAAAGGATAAGGTTGGCCACCCAAATAGGCACACAGCTGGTGGGGGTACTTTATATTCTAGATGAACCCAGTATTGGCTTGCATCAAAGAGACAATGTCAAATTGATCAAAGCATTACAAGATTTACGGGATTTAGGAAATTCTGTATTGGTAGTTGAACACGATAAGGATATGATGATGGAGGCGGATTACGTGGTGGATATAGGTCCTGGTGCCGGGAGGCATGGAGGTCAGATCGTGGCAGCAGGTACCCCGCAACAGATACTTCAGAAAGGCAGTACCACCGCCCAATACCTTTCAGGAAAGTTAAAAATCCAGGTTCCCAAAGAAAGAAGGAAGGGAAGTGGGGATTTTATTGAGCTTAAAGGGGCTTCCGGACATAACCTTAAAAATGTGGACCTGAGATTACCGTTGGGGAAAATGATCTGTGTGACCGGTGTATCAGGATCTGGAAAAAGTTCACTGATCCATGAAACATTGTTTCCATTGCTCAATCAGCATTTTTACAGATCAAAACGGGAGCCACTACCTTATGGATCGATTGATGGGCTTAAACACCTGGACAAGGTGATTGAGGTAGATCAGTCTCCGATTGGAAGGACGCCAAGGTCGAATCCAGCGACTTATACGGGGGTATTTACTGATATCCGGGCATTATTTACAGAACTTCCCGAGGCAAAAATCAGGGGTTATAAAGCTGGGAGGTTCAGCTTCAATGTGAAAGGAGGCCGCTGTGAAGACTGTGAAGGGGCAGGTATGAAGTTGATTGAAATGGATTTTCTTCCGGATGTTCATATCCCTTGCGAGACCTGTAAAGGCAAGCGCTATAATAGGGAAACGCTTGAGGTCCGGTTCAAGGGGAAATCCATTTCGGATGTTCTGGATATGACTGTAGAGCAAGCAGTAGAGTTTTTTGAAAACCAACCCAAAATTCTCAGAAAAATACAGACCTTAAATGATGTGGGGCTTGGCTACATTACTTTAGGCCAGCATGCTACTACCTTGTCAGGAGGAGAAGCTCAGAGGGTCAAGTTGGCGACAGAACTTTCCAAAAAGGATACCGGAAAGACATTTTATATCCTGGATGAACCTACGACAGGTTTACATTTTCAGGATATTGAACATCTATTGGGGGTATTGAATAAATTGGTCGATAAGGGTAATACGGTTTTGATTATTGAGCATAATCTGGATATTATTAAAGTGGCAGACCATATTATCGACCTGGGGCCAGAGGGAGGAGATAAAGGAGGACAAATTATCGCAGAAGGAACTCCGGAAGAAGTAGCAAATCATCGTAGCAGCCATACTGCCAAATTTTTAAAACTGGAATTGGTTTAA
- a CDS encoding DUF748 domain-containing protein: MKKFLIWLFALLVVLLLVLRGIPFLINSYLNANADRIVTNLITRASLFGDHQVTFGQILLDYDYFGTYLKIRDIKVKPSEELDEEHIRMDLTIDQLDLTGFKWSEFLLRNSISVDSALISKMIIISSTPPLDSLQQRPRKPKKAKSKDYESLSVKYFDLNDLSIELVNNLYDSVRISLQDMDLKVQGFRLTKDDIQDPQSLFHVDVVKGSIGEAVFHFDQFRQHALVKDIILDTDNQSMFFGYMGLLNKQGKYQYTSQFAERQSWTEIDNAKLDLRGVHFGSFFRKGIIEVDSVFASDMRVEIFVDKRKVEDRQKRPQMVHQLFKDLGQVIHIDHIFVNNAYLKIEERPDNKSPRSGFLYFSDMQVHIINFSNFVERRGENKLLKLEASGKLMGQGMLKALAQYELESEKGDFTLKGSLGPMELKALDPMIEPQSQATVKSGKLNSLVFDIKGNDYDGTGQLTVLYENLELALLNPNFERDNNFFRKVGSFLANTLIIKSNNPKKNGETVAGTVYYIRDTHKSMFAYWWKLIFSGLKSTLTGDDLEELKKKEQIRLAETTNSSKTLVSQKSDVSKTASEHEKSSHKERREERRQNKKTD; the protein is encoded by the coding sequence ATGAAGAAATTTTTAATCTGGCTTTTTGCCCTCCTTGTTGTCCTCTTGTTGGTCTTAAGAGGCATTCCTTTTTTAATCAACAGTTACCTTAATGCCAATGCTGACCGGATTGTGACCAATCTGATTACAAGGGCCAGCTTGTTTGGAGATCATCAGGTTACTTTCGGTCAGATTCTTTTGGATTATGATTACTTTGGGACATACCTGAAAATCAGAGACATTAAGGTTAAGCCATCAGAAGAATTGGATGAGGAGCATATCAGAATGGACTTGACCATCGATCAGTTGGACCTGACTGGGTTTAAATGGTCGGAATTCCTGTTGAGGAATTCCATTTCCGTGGATTCGGCATTGATCAGTAAAATGATCATCATCTCTTCCACGCCTCCTCTTGATTCCCTACAGCAAAGACCGAGGAAACCCAAAAAAGCCAAGTCCAAGGATTATGAATCTTTAAGCGTCAAATATTTTGATTTAAATGACCTTTCCATTGAATTGGTCAATAACCTCTATGATTCTGTTAGGATTTCTCTCCAGGACATGGATCTGAAGGTTCAAGGGTTTCGGTTGACCAAAGATGACATTCAGGATCCCCAGTCTCTTTTTCATGTGGATGTGGTGAAGGGAAGTATTGGGGAAGCAGTTTTCCATTTTGATCAATTCCGACAACATGCATTGGTCAAAGACATCATTTTGGACACGGATAACCAAAGCATGTTTTTTGGTTACATGGGTTTGCTCAACAAGCAGGGCAAATACCAGTATACCTCTCAGTTTGCCGAAAGGCAGTCATGGACTGAAATAGACAATGCCAAATTGGATTTAAGGGGAGTTCACTTCGGAAGTTTTTTCCGGAAAGGCATCATAGAGGTTGATTCCGTTTTTGCAAGTGATATGCGGGTGGAGATTTTTGTGGATAAAAGAAAAGTGGAGGACAGACAGAAGCGCCCTCAGATGGTACATCAGCTTTTCAAGGATTTGGGCCAAGTCATCCATATTGACCATATTTTTGTAAATAATGCCTATTTGAAAATTGAAGAAAGGCCTGATAATAAATCCCCTAGGTCCGGGTTTTTGTATTTCTCGGACATGCAGGTACACATCATCAATTTCTCGAATTTTGTTGAAAGAAGAGGTGAAAATAAACTGTTAAAATTAGAAGCAAGCGGGAAGTTGATGGGGCAGGGAATGTTGAAGGCCCTGGCTCAATATGAATTGGAAAGTGAGAAAGGAGACTTTACCTTGAAGGGCAGTTTAGGGCCGATGGAACTGAAAGCCTTGGATCCTATGATTGAGCCCCAGTCACAGGCCACTGTCAAGTCGGGGAAATTAAACAGTTTGGTGTTTGATATCAAAGGAAACGATTATGATGGCACAGGCCAACTTACTGTTCTTTATGAGAACCTTGAACTTGCCCTGCTCAATCCAAATTTTGAAAGAGATAATAATTTCTTTCGAAAAGTCGGTTCTTTTCTTGCCAATACACTGATCATCAAATCCAACAATCCTAAAAAAAACGGGGAAACCGTCGCAGGTACAGTATATTATATCCGGGATACGCATAAATCCATGTTTGCCTATTGGTGGAAGCTTATTTTTTCGGGACTGAAATCGACTTTGACCGGAGATGATCTGGAAGAGTTAAAAAAGAAAGAGCAGATAAGGCTGGCTGAAACTACCAATTCTTCAAAAACCCTTGTTTCCCAAAAATCTGATGTCAGTAAAACAGCATCTGAACATGAAAAGTCATCCCATAAAGAAAGAAGAGAGGAAAGAAGACAAAATAAAAAAACAGATTAG
- a CDS encoding lytic transglycosylase domain-containing protein, which yields MRRYHLFVLYGLIAILFAFFIYQKNQEKNRMADQFIVETPAGDKVELTIPEAKVRIFDLPQKISFSGEPVPLDKSDVYERFEREIYVNAYWQSNMVLLMKRSGKFFPIIEKILKEHGIPDDFKYLVLAESGFLNVVSPAGASGFWQLMPATAKEYGLEVNNEVDERYHLEKSTIAACKYLKAAYARFGNWTSVAASYNMGIAGLRKRKEEQRFENYYELFLNDETSRYIFRILAFKEIFENPEKYGFELKKNDYYSLPLFRELKVNQSIPNLAQWALRHNSSYKELKIHNPWLRSTKLTVGKNQDYFIKLPVK from the coding sequence ATGAGACGCTATCACCTTTTTGTTCTTTATGGGCTGATTGCCATTCTGTTTGCTTTTTTTATCTATCAAAAAAACCAGGAAAAGAATAGAATGGCCGATCAGTTTATCGTGGAGACACCTGCAGGTGATAAAGTAGAACTTACCATACCCGAAGCAAAAGTCCGGATTTTTGATCTTCCGCAAAAAATCTCTTTTTCGGGCGAGCCTGTGCCATTGGATAAATCTGATGTCTATGAGCGTTTTGAACGGGAGATTTATGTGAATGCCTATTGGCAGTCCAATATGGTTTTGTTGATGAAGCGCTCAGGCAAGTTCTTTCCCATCATTGAGAAAATTCTCAAGGAACACGGAATTCCTGACGATTTCAAATATTTGGTTTTGGCAGAATCAGGTTTTTTGAATGTGGTCTCCCCGGCAGGTGCCAGTGGTTTTTGGCAACTGATGCCAGCTACGGCAAAAGAGTATGGACTGGAAGTAAACAATGAGGTGGATGAAAGGTATCATCTTGAAAAATCCACCATAGCTGCCTGTAAGTATCTAAAAGCAGCTTATGCCCGGTTTGGAAATTGGACCTCAGTAGCGGCCAGTTACAATATGGGAATTGCGGGCTTGAGGAAAAGGAAAGAGGAGCAGCGTTTTGAAAACTATTACGAGCTTTTTCTAAATGATGAGACCAGCCGCTATATTTTCAGGATTTTGGCCTTCAAGGAAATTTTTGAAAACCCTGAAAAATACGGTTTTGAGCTTAAAAAGAACGATTACTATAGCCTTCCTTTATTCAGGGAACTAAAAGTCAACCAAAGTATTCCAAACCTTGCCCAGTGGGCACTAAGGCATAACAGCAGTTACAAAGAACTGAAGATACATAATCCCTGGTTACGCTCCACGAAACTTACCGTGGGAAAAAACCAGGATTATTTTATCAAGCTTCCGGTTAAATAA